One Acidimicrobiia bacterium genomic window carries:
- a CDS encoding type IV toxin-antitoxin system AbiEi family antitoxin domain-containing protein — MPQQWVIDRLYTLADTQVGHFTAAQAEGVGVDRRYLTHHLRSGNLERVDRGIYRIRNYPSHPFEDVMVATLWVGEGSVASHATALAIYDLADAMPAVIHITVDRRFRGNRQGVIVHHARLGEGDVTSR; from the coding sequence ATGCCACAACAGTGGGTCATCGATCGCCTGTACACCCTCGCCGACACCCAGGTCGGCCACTTCACGGCTGCCCAGGCCGAGGGAGTCGGCGTCGACCGCCGTTACCTGACCCATCACCTTCGGTCCGGGAACCTCGAGCGGGTAGACCGCGGGATCTACCGGATACGTAACTATCCCAGCCACCCCTTCGAAGATGTCATGGTCGCGACCCTGTGGGTTGGGGAGGGGTCGGTTGCTTCGCACGCCACGGCTCTGGCCATCTATGACCTCGCCGACGCGATGCCGGCCGTCATCCATATCACCGTCGACCGGCGGTTCAGGGGCAACCGGCAAGGTGTAATCGTCCACCATGCTCGACTTGGCGAGGGAGACGTCACGAGCCG